The Pseudomonas eucalypticola genome has a window encoding:
- a CDS encoding acetolactate synthase large subunit: MNGAETLVSTLTDQDVDICFANPGTSEMHFLAALGGNPRMRSVLCLFEGVATGAADGWYRMKDKPASTLLHLGPGLANGLANIHNAKRASSGMVNIIGEHSTSHLKYDPPLTSDIEGLARPLSHWVRRAESAESIAWDTTQAVAKASEHPGQIATLILPGDSSWQQVSAAPVLPAPVAARRKAPSSERVEHVARVLRSGEPTLIILANKATRGGALEKAGRVAAATGARLGSQFFTARIERGAGFVPLLRIPYAVPQAMAFLKDFKHIITVETREPVAFFAYPDKPSLLKAEGTMVHELVEADEDSELAFDMLLQALGATGVSAIVQPRIRTEVPTGALNPTSIAHALAAAMPEQCILVDESLTTGRESIGLTLGAQPHDLINNMGGSIGYATPVATGAALACPDRRVFCMVGDGSAMYTIQSLWTQARENLNVTTIIFANNTYAILKAEYANMGAGTPGERALSMIDIDRPRIDWQAMAKSMGVPSVAVDSAEGFYRAIANSTREPGPCLIEVKL, translated from the coding sequence ATGAATGGCGCAGAGACGCTCGTCTCGACCCTGACCGACCAGGACGTGGACATTTGCTTTGCCAACCCGGGTACGTCGGAGATGCATTTCCTCGCCGCGCTCGGTGGCAACCCGCGGATGCGCAGCGTGCTGTGCCTGTTCGAAGGGGTAGCCACCGGCGCTGCCGACGGCTGGTACCGGATGAAGGACAAGCCAGCCTCGACGCTTTTGCATCTGGGGCCTGGCCTGGCCAACGGCCTGGCGAACATCCACAACGCCAAGCGCGCCTCGTCGGGCATGGTCAACATCATCGGCGAACATTCCACGTCACACCTCAAGTACGACCCGCCGTTGACCTCTGACATCGAAGGCCTGGCACGCCCGCTGAGTCACTGGGTACGCCGCGCGGAATCAGCGGAGTCCATCGCCTGGGACACCACCCAGGCGGTGGCCAAGGCCAGTGAGCATCCCGGCCAGATCGCCACCCTGATCCTGCCGGGCGACTCGTCGTGGCAGCAGGTCAGCGCAGCGCCTGTGCTGCCGGCACCTGTGGCCGCCCGGCGCAAGGCCCCGAGCAGCGAACGCGTCGAGCATGTCGCGCGTGTACTGCGCTCGGGCGAGCCGACCTTGATCATTCTCGCCAACAAGGCTACCCGTGGCGGCGCACTGGAAAAGGCCGGGCGTGTGGCCGCGGCCACCGGGGCTCGATTGGGCTCGCAGTTCTTCACCGCGCGTATCGAGCGCGGCGCGGGGTTCGTACCGCTCTTGCGCATTCCCTACGCGGTGCCACAGGCCATGGCGTTCCTCAAGGACTTCAAGCACATCATCACCGTCGAGACGCGCGAGCCCGTGGCGTTCTTCGCCTACCCGGACAAGCCGAGCCTGCTCAAGGCCGAGGGCACGATGGTGCATGAACTGGTAGAAGCGGACGAGGACAGCGAACTGGCGTTCGACATGCTGTTGCAGGCGCTGGGGGCCACTGGCGTGTCCGCGATCGTCCAGCCGCGCATCCGCACTGAAGTGCCCACCGGCGCGCTCAACCCCACCAGCATTGCCCACGCACTGGCCGCGGCCATGCCCGAGCAGTGCATCCTGGTGGACGAGTCGCTGACCACCGGCCGCGAGTCCATCGGGCTGACCCTCGGCGCGCAGCCCCATGACCTCATCAACAACATGGGCGGCTCCATCGGCTACGCCACGCCCGTGGCCACCGGCGCGGCGCTGGCCTGCCCGGACCGGCGGGTGTTCTGCATGGTCGGTGATGGCAGCGCGATGTACACCATCCAGTCGCTGTGGACCCAGGCGCGGGAAAACCTCAACGTCACCACGATCATCTTCGCCAACAACACCTACGCCATTCTCAAGGCCGAGTACGCCAACATGGGCGCCGGAACCCCCGGGGAGCGCGCGCTTTCGATGATCGACATCGACCGCCCGCGCATCGACTGGCAGGCGATGGCGAAAAGCATGGGTGTCCCCAGCGTCGCCGTGGATAGCGCTGAAGGTTTCTACCGGGCCATAGCCAATTCCACCCGCGAGCCGGGCCCCTGCCTGATCGAAGTCAAACTCTGA
- a CDS encoding HpcH/HpaI aldolase family protein, whose product MSNTRLNSIIGAFEAGKPAYMAFAKLDKQTAMEMSDSPYDGIVYEMEHNPYDVSALGDSLQYMLSRKQIAESGSVAPRVTPIARIPANGIEMNQTFAKQVLDRGCYGVIWPHVATVEQAYNAVASCRYARPKGAALYEPKGVRGDGPANAARYWGLTMAEYYEKADVWPLAPQGEILVGLMCESTQAIDNLDDILANVPGIGFILIGEGDLSQELGFPRQYEHPQVQDAMRRIVETCRKHDVIVGNPHVTATNHRRLLDEGYRVLLSAPKRSYGVVGQARELAGY is encoded by the coding sequence ATGAGCAACACACGTCTCAACAGCATCATCGGTGCGTTCGAGGCCGGCAAGCCGGCCTACATGGCCTTCGCCAAGCTGGACAAGCAGACCGCCATGGAAATGAGCGACTCCCCGTACGACGGCATCGTCTACGAGATGGAGCACAACCCGTACGATGTCAGCGCCCTCGGCGATTCATTGCAATACATGCTGAGCCGCAAGCAGATCGCCGAATCGGGTTCGGTGGCGCCACGGGTGACCCCGATCGCCCGCATCCCCGCCAACGGCATCGAGATGAACCAGACGTTCGCCAAGCAGGTCCTGGATCGCGGTTGCTATGGCGTGATCTGGCCGCACGTGGCCACCGTCGAGCAGGCCTACAACGCCGTCGCCTCCTGCCGTTACGCCCGGCCCAAGGGCGCGGCGCTTTATGAGCCAAAGGGCGTACGCGGTGACGGCCCGGCCAACGCCGCGCGCTACTGGGGCCTGACCATGGCCGAGTACTACGAGAAGGCCGACGTCTGGCCTCTGGCGCCCCAGGGCGAAATCCTGGTGGGGCTGATGTGCGAGAGTACCCAGGCCATCGACAACCTGGACGATATCCTCGCCAACGTGCCCGGCATCGGCTTCATCCTGATCGGCGAAGGCGACCTCAGCCAGGAACTGGGCTTCCCGCGCCAGTACGAGCACCCGCAGGTCCAGGATGCGATGCGCCGTATCGTCGAGACCTGCCGCAAGCACGACGTCATCGTCGGCAACCCGCATGTGACGGCCACCAACCATCGGCGCCTGCTGGACGAGGGTTACCGCGTGCTGCTGTCGGCCCCCAAGCGTTCCTACGGTGTCGTTGGCCAGGCTCGCGAACTGGCGGGGTACTGA
- a CDS encoding amidohydrolase family protein has translation MNIIDIHPHIISDDEKRYPPAPLFGKRSDWSQERPSTVETLVQAMDDAGVAKAAIVHSSTTYGFDNSYVVDGCNQYKGRLVAVGSVDMLADDVPAVITSWVNRGLAGLRIFTGGSTKDFDPSELDNPKSFKAWEMLAELKLPMCIQTGPTGLPYVRMLAEKFPGVNIILDHLGRPDVLDGPPYANAAGLFALADLPNVYLKLTPRIFGDVEKDKASAETFFPRVVEAFGAQRMAWGSNFPTSPGTLKDILATAKKGLACLTDEDRAWIFGKTALTLYPALR, from the coding sequence ATGAACATTATCGATATCCACCCACACATCATCTCCGACGACGAGAAGCGCTACCCGCCTGCCCCGCTGTTCGGCAAGCGGTCGGACTGGTCGCAGGAGCGCCCCAGCACCGTCGAGACACTGGTCCAGGCCATGGACGACGCCGGCGTGGCCAAGGCCGCCATCGTGCACTCGTCGACCACCTACGGATTCGACAACAGCTACGTGGTCGACGGCTGCAACCAGTACAAGGGGCGGCTCGTCGCCGTTGGCTCGGTGGACATGCTGGCTGACGACGTGCCGGCCGTCATCACCTCCTGGGTCAACAGGGGCCTCGCTGGCCTGCGCATCTTCACCGGAGGCTCGACCAAAGACTTCGACCCCAGCGAGCTCGATAACCCCAAGTCGTTCAAGGCCTGGGAAATGCTCGCGGAACTGAAGCTGCCGATGTGCATCCAGACCGGCCCCACTGGCCTGCCCTATGTACGGATGCTGGCCGAGAAATTCCCCGGGGTAAACATCATCCTCGACCACCTCGGCCGCCCGGACGTGCTCGATGGCCCGCCCTACGCCAATGCCGCCGGCCTGTTCGCGCTCGCCGACCTGCCCAACGTCTACCTGAAGCTGACGCCGCGCATCTTCGGCGATGTGGAAAAGGACAAGGCCAGCGCCGAGACCTTCTTCCCCCGGGTCGTCGAAGCCTTCGGTGCACAACGCATGGCCTGGGGCTCCAATTTCCCCACCTCGCCAGGCACCCTCAAGGACATCCTTGCGACAGCCAAGAAGGGCCTGGCCTGCCTCACGGACGAAGATCGCGCGTGGATCTTCGGCAAGACCGCGCTAACCCTGTACCCGGCCTTGCGCTGA
- a CDS encoding amidohydrolase family protein, with the protein MIIDCHGHFTTVPASFREWRAKQIEFADDPLNAPPLSGAHVTDEQIREGVGNGQLRLQKERGGDLTLFSPIAGLMSHHLGNERTSLEWAEVSNDLVRRVCDIYPDNFVPVCQLPQSPLAPPKNSIAELRRCVEEMGFVGCNLNPDPSGGYWTGTPITDREWYPLYEAMCDLDVPAMVHVAASCNPCHHGTGAHYLNADTSVFMQLLQSDLFKDFPTLRLVIPHGGGAVPYHWGRYRGMSLEIAKRPLEGLLDNIFFDTCVYHHPGVELLTKVIPTSNVLFGSEMVGAVRGRDPDTDQYFDDTKRYLDACTALSDTDRHAIFEGNVRRVYPRLDKHLKAKGK; encoded by the coding sequence ATGATCATTGATTGCCACGGTCATTTCACCACCGTACCCGCTTCGTTCCGAGAGTGGCGCGCCAAGCAGATCGAGTTCGCCGACGACCCGCTCAACGCACCGCCACTGTCTGGCGCCCATGTGACCGATGAACAGATCCGCGAGGGCGTCGGCAACGGTCAGTTGCGCCTGCAGAAAGAACGCGGTGGCGACCTCACACTGTTCTCGCCGATCGCCGGCCTGATGAGCCACCACCTGGGTAACGAGCGCACCAGCCTGGAATGGGCGGAAGTCTCCAACGATCTCGTGCGCCGTGTCTGCGACATCTACCCGGACAACTTCGTGCCGGTCTGCCAGCTACCCCAGTCGCCACTGGCGCCGCCGAAAAACTCCATTGCCGAGTTGCGCCGTTGCGTAGAGGAGATGGGCTTCGTCGGCTGCAACCTCAACCCTGACCCGAGCGGCGGCTACTGGACCGGCACGCCGATCACCGACCGCGAGTGGTACCCGCTCTACGAAGCCATGTGCGACCTGGACGTGCCTGCCATGGTTCACGTGGCCGCCTCATGCAACCCCTGCCACCACGGTACCGGTGCGCACTACCTGAACGCCGACACTTCGGTGTTCATGCAACTGCTGCAAAGCGACCTGTTCAAGGACTTCCCGACCTTGCGCCTGGTCATTCCCCACGGTGGCGGCGCCGTGCCCTACCACTGGGGTCGCTACCGCGGTATGTCGCTGGAGATCGCCAAGCGCCCGCTCGAAGGCCTGCTGGACAACATCTTCTTCGACACCTGCGTCTACCACCACCCGGGCGTCGAGTTGCTGACCAAGGTCATCCCCACCAGCAACGTCCTGTTCGGCTCGGAAATGGTCGGCGCCGTACGCGGCAGGGACCCGGACACCGATCAGTACTTCGACGACACCAAGCGTTATCTGGATGCCTGCACGGCGCTTTCCGATACCGACCGTCACGCCATCTTCGAAGGCAACGTACGGCGCGTCTATCCGCGTCTCGACAAGCATCTGAAGGCCAAAGGCAAGTAA
- a CDS encoding phosphate ABC transporter substrate-binding protein has protein sequence MALTLRTNLADYPVTKAMKDGRVKSDLVTLDYCGPTPAHNGFKAMVRENQFDAGELAIVTFLQAKAYGKPYVLLPAPISGRFQHHCAGFNIDFGHLDPKDIEGKRVGVRTYSQTTALWIRGVLRHEYGVDLDKVTWMTLGDGHLAEYHDPANCVRLPAGSSIPQMMLDGELDAALLGEDMPKDPRVRTLVPDAHDAAKAWYQREGFVPINHMFAIHQDISRQHPEAVKEIYRMIAESRALTEGGAPAVFPPLGLEANRKGLQTAIDWALDQKIIPRALSVDELFDDVTGSLG, from the coding sequence ATGGCGCTGACCTTGCGCACCAACCTGGCTGATTATCCGGTCACCAAGGCGATGAAGGACGGGCGAGTGAAGTCCGACCTCGTCACACTCGACTACTGCGGCCCTACCCCGGCGCACAACGGCTTCAAGGCCATGGTGCGCGAGAACCAGTTCGATGCCGGTGAACTGGCCATCGTCACGTTCCTGCAGGCCAAGGCCTATGGCAAACCCTATGTCCTGCTGCCTGCGCCGATTTCGGGGCGGTTCCAGCATCACTGCGCCGGATTCAACATCGACTTCGGCCACCTTGACCCCAAGGACATCGAAGGCAAGCGCGTGGGTGTGCGCACCTATTCGCAGACCACCGCGCTGTGGATTCGCGGCGTACTGCGCCATGAGTACGGCGTCGACCTCGACAAGGTCACCTGGATGACCCTCGGCGACGGCCACCTGGCCGAATACCATGACCCGGCAAACTGCGTCCGCCTGCCGGCAGGCTCCAGCATCCCGCAGATGATGCTCGACGGTGAGCTCGACGCAGCGCTGCTCGGCGAAGACATGCCCAAGGACCCACGGGTACGCACCCTGGTACCCGATGCCCATGACGCCGCCAAGGCCTGGTACCAGCGCGAAGGTTTCGTGCCCATCAACCATATGTTCGCCATTCACCAGGACATCTCCCGGCAACACCCCGAGGCCGTGAAAGAGATCTACCGAATGATTGCCGAGAGCCGCGCGCTCACCGAGGGCGGCGCGCCTGCGGTGTTCCCGCCGCTGGGTCTGGAGGCCAACCGCAAGGGCCTGCAGACAGCGATCGACTGGGCACTCGACCAGAAGATCATCCCGCGCGCCCTGTCGGTTGACGAACTGTTCGACGACGTTACCGGCAGTCTGGGCTAA